In Flammeovirgaceae bacterium 311, one DNA window encodes the following:
- a CDS encoding arginase/agmatinase/formiminoglutamase (COG0010 Arginase/agmatinase/formimionoglutamate hydrolase, arginase family), translated as MEQPDLKIFFTPLPESAHAGITAPDALVKSIRLHAETFPDLEQADLALIGLTENRGSGDNGGVGAAADTIREKLYRLKRCPTGTLRIIDLGNLINGHDLEETYLRVREVCSMLIGNNVLPILLGGSHDLAFGQYQAYEDLEKLVSVVHVDAKLDLEDAADMPANSRHIHSLLVHEPNFLFNYSLLGYQSYLVDPAAMAMLERLYFEAHRLGALRRDIREAEPLVREADLLSFDITAIKATDAPGNAMAQPFGLSGEESCQLCWYAGLNEKLSSIGFYEYNPALDDARKTTASVVATMVWYFIEGYYNRKQEKSFASNDYQRFIVTMPSEPSTLTFYKSRRSEKWWMEVPHPNDDLSRYGRNFMVPCSYNDYLMAVQGEVPERWINTYNKLV; from the coding sequence ATGGAACAGCCCGATCTGAAGATATTCTTCACTCCCCTGCCCGAATCGGCTCATGCCGGTATTACTGCGCCAGATGCTCTGGTTAAAAGCATCAGGCTGCATGCAGAAACCTTTCCCGACCTGGAGCAGGCCGATCTGGCCCTCATTGGTCTTACAGAAAACCGCGGCAGTGGCGATAACGGGGGTGTAGGTGCCGCCGCAGATACTATCAGGGAGAAGCTATACCGCTTAAAAAGATGCCCTACCGGCACCCTGCGTATTATTGACCTGGGCAACCTTATTAACGGACACGACCTGGAGGAGACCTACCTGCGCGTTCGCGAGGTATGCAGCATGCTGATTGGCAATAATGTGTTGCCCATCCTGCTGGGTGGCTCCCACGACCTTGCTTTTGGCCAGTACCAGGCTTACGAAGACCTGGAAAAGCTGGTATCGGTAGTCCATGTAGATGCCAAGCTTGACCTGGAAGATGCTGCCGATATGCCTGCCAACAGCCGGCACATCCACAGCCTGCTGGTGCATGAACCTAATTTTCTCTTCAACTACTCCCTTTTGGGTTACCAGAGCTACCTGGTAGATCCTGCGGCCATGGCCATGCTGGAGCGCCTGTATTTTGAGGCCCATCGCCTGGGAGCGCTAAGGCGCGACATACGCGAAGCCGAGCCGCTTGTACGCGAGGCCGACCTGCTAAGCTTTGATATTACTGCCATTAAAGCCACCGATGCCCCCGGCAATGCCATGGCACAGCCTTTTGGCCTTAGCGGCGAGGAATCCTGCCAGCTCTGCTGGTACGCCGGCCTTAATGAAAAACTGAGCTCCATTGGCTTCTATGAGTACAACCCTGCCCTGGATGATGCCCGGAAAACCACTGCCTCGGTGGTAGCTACCATGGTTTGGTATTTTATAGAAGGCTACTACAACCGCAAGCAGGAAAAGAGCTTTGCCAGCAACGACTACCAGCGCTTTATCGTTACCATGCCATCTGAGCCCTCTACCCTTACCTTCTACAAGAGCCGGCGCAGCGAAAAATGGTGGATGGAAGTACCCCACCCCAACGATGACCTAAGCCGCTACGGCCGCAATTTCATGGTACCCTGCAGCTACAACGATTACCTGATGGCCGTACAGGGCGAAGTACCGGAGCGGTGGATCAACACGTACAATAAGCTGGTTTGA